A stretch of the Aspergillus puulaauensis MK2 DNA, chromosome 6, nearly complete sequence genome encodes the following:
- a CDS encoding uncharacterized protein (COG:C;~EggNog:ENOG410PN40;~InterPro:IPR001155,IPR013785;~PFAM:PF00724;~go_function: GO:0003824 - catalytic activity [Evidence IEA];~go_function: GO:0010181 - FMN binding [Evidence IEA];~go_function: GO:0016491 - oxidoreductase activity [Evidence IEA];~go_process: GO:0055114 - oxidation-reduction process [Evidence IEA]) translates to MQAAMAENLAKSGNNPNEDFYQAYTRWSDGGWGMIVTGQSTCYVHTFKCQAELFAGNVQVDINHLGNFVDPALQGDYTGPKDKHVETWKKYAESCQKHGTPTIAQVCHPGRQSLRGAGRRGLFAQTMAPSPIPLKIDNSWLDSLITTLAFPKPREMTQKDIDTVTRLFVDTARLMADSGFSGIELHAAHGYLIDQFLNPKSNTRKDAYGGSAEKRAKFLLDILKECRKVVPPNFCIGVKLNSADRDPTSFEDTLVQVALLVQTGIDFLEVSGGSYENPRMVRGDSTQKDQEKGQRTAAREAFFLEFAQETRKRHPNLVLMLTGGFRSRTGAETAIKENACDLVGMARPAAVNPGLPKLLLDESIPAEEAELVLDAVQSSWFARTFKSQILGMGAETTYYANQIHRLAKGLATFAPALS, encoded by the exons ATGCAGGCTGCAATGGCCGAGAATCTGGCCAAGTCCGGTAACAATCCCAATGAAGATTTCTACCAGGCCTATACCCGTTGGAGTGACGGTGGATGGGGCATGATTGTCACAGGTCAGTCTACGTGTTACGTGCATACTTTCAAGTGCCAGGCTGAGCTCTTCGCAGGAAACGTTCAAGTGGATATCAACCATCTCGGCAATTTCGTAGACCCAGCTCTTCAGGGGGACTACACTGGGCCAAAGGACAAACATGTCGAGACGTGGAAGAAATACGCCGAATCGTGCCAGAAACACGGCACACCGACAATCGCCCAAGTCTGTCACCCTGGTAGACAATCACTTCGTGGAGCCGGACGCAGAGGTCTCTTTGCTCAGACAATGGCCCCCAGCCCAATCCCGCTGAAGATTGACAACAGCTGGTTGGATTCTTTAATTACCACTCTAGCATTTCCCAAGCCGCGCGAGATGACACAGAAGGATATAGATACCGTCACTCGTTTGTTTGTGGACACAGCCCGGTTGATGGCAGACAGTGGGTTTTCCGGTATTGAGTTGCATGCAGCCCATGGCTACCTTATAG ATCAATTCTTGAACCCCAAG TCCAACACTCGTAAAGACGCCTACGGAGGCTCTGCAGAGAAACGGGCCAAGTTCCTCCTCGACATCTTGAAAGAATGTCGGAAAGTCGTCCCTCCGAACTTCTGCATCGGCGTTAAGCTCAACTCGGCAGACCGCGATCCCACCAGCTTTGAGGATACATTGGTCCAGGTTGCACTTCTCGTTCAGACAGGTATTGACTTTCTCGAAGTCAGTGGAGGGAGTTATGAAAATCCAAGG ATGGTCAGAGGCGATAGTACTCAGAAAGATCAAGAAAAAGGACAACGCACTGCAGCCCGTGAAGCATTTTTCCTTGAATTTGCTCAAGAGACTCGCAAGCGCCATCCAAATCTCGTCCTCATGCTGACCGGTGGATTCCGCAGCCGCACTGGCGCCGAGACAGCTATCAAGGAGAACGCGTGTGATCTAGTCGGCATGGCACGCCCAGCTGCGGTGAATCCTGGACTTCCAAAATTACTTCTTGATGAAAGCATACCAGCAGAAGAGGCAGAACTTGTTCTAGACGCCGTTCAGTCTTCGTGGTTTGCTAGGACATTCAAGAGCCAAATTCTAGGGATGGGTGCAGAGACT ACCTATTATGCGAACCAGATTCACCGGTTGGCGAAGGGACTCGCGACATTCGCACCAGCTTTGTCGTGA
- a CDS encoding zinc-binding dehydrogenase (COG:Q;~EggNog:ENOG410PUKE;~InterPro:IPR013154,IPR013149,IPR002328,IPR036291, IPR011032,IPR020843;~PFAM:PF00107,PF08240,PF13602;~go_function: GO:0008270 - zinc ion binding [Evidence IEA];~go_function: GO:0016491 - oxidoreductase activity [Evidence IEA];~go_process: GO:0055114 - oxidation-reduction process [Evidence IEA]), giving the protein MMRAFQFADVSKGLEFKDIPIPTPGKGQVLVQVKATGLCHTDCNVISGKDDMLFWQRPITLGHEIAGEIVTLGPDVTQFSIGERVVSGLGVSHPLTIQDVTTSPGIGYNGGYAEYAVFNVAKTLRIPDGVTFAQAAVATDAIATAYHAVMVAGHAASSSTIAIIGLGGLGLSAVSIAHLVGAKVYGIDIDPTKYVVALQSGALRCAKSLDRFPGTQFDVIVDFAGAGVTTAAAVTAVKPGGRIVLVGLGAKEATLSTYDFVAQGATLVGSAGSSVGEVEEVLELIAKGKINPLMEEIPFNDIAMGLDRLSKGGVLGRLYADPSKA; this is encoded by the coding sequence ATGATGAGAGCCTTTCAATTTGCCGATGTTTCCAAAGGACTCGAGTTCAAAGACATCCCCATTCCTACCCCAGGGAAGGGCCAAGTGCTTGTTCAAGTCAAGGCCACCGGCCTGTGCCATACGGATTGCAATGTAATCTCTGGCAAGGATGATATGCTTTTTTGGCAACGACCTATAACACTAGGGCATGAGATCGCCGGGGAGATTGTTACCCTTGGACCAGATGTGACCCAGTTCAGCATTGGTGAAAGAGTTGTTTCTGGACTTGGTGTCAGCCACCCTCTTACAATTCAAGACGTGACCACTTCCCCTGGGATTGGTTATAATGGTGGATATGCAGAATATGCAGTCTTCAATGTCGCGAAAACATTGCGGATTCCTGACGGCGTGACTTTCGCTCAAGCCGCGGTAGCTACTGACGCCATCGCCACGGCCTATCATGCAGTTATGGTTGCGGGTCATGCTGCTTCATCTTCTACCATTGCTATCATCGGCCTAGGTGGACTGGGCCTCTCCGCTGTTAGCATTGCACACCTGGTGGGAGCAAAGGTGTACGGGATTGATATCGACCCCACGAAATACGTTGTTGCTCTCCAGTCTGGAGCGCTGAGGTGCGCTAAGAGCCTGGATAGGTTTCCCGGGACCCAATTTGATGTGATCGTGGACTTTGCTGGTGCAGGCGTTACTACAGCTGCAGCCGTGACGGCCGTGAAACCTGGTGGACGAATCGTCCTGGTTGGCCTTGGGGCGAAAGAGGCGACTCTGTCAACTTATGATTTTGTTGCCCAGGGTGCCACTTTGGTAGGGTCCGCTGGGTCGTCTGTTGGAGAAGTCGAAGAGGTGCTTGAGCTTATCGCCAAGGGAAAGATCAATCCTCTGATGGAGGAAATCCCCTTCAACGACATTGCAATGGGGCTTGATAGACTCTCGAAAGGTGGCGTGTTGGGAAGGTTATACGCTGATCCGAGCAAAGCTTGA
- a CDS encoding uncharacterized protein (COG:Q;~EggNog:ENOG410PJN8;~InterPro:IPR002347,IPR036291;~PFAM:PF00106,PF13561,PF08659,PF01370;~go_process: GO:0055114 - oxidation-reduction process [Evidence IEA]): protein MLFFGGPSYNPDRDIPNLSDKTILVTGGNNGLGKECIKQLAKHSPAKLYMGARSLTKAQEAVSEIKSAVPLAEIHILEIDLASFSSIKAAAARFLSENEHLDVLVNNAGAFGSPPGLTEDGYEVQFGTNYMGSALLTRLLLPILEATARKSGSGPAKDRDVRIINISSEIYRAAPKGGLLLDRVTSPLADLSTVARYGQSKLANIYFTQSYASRYPHIKSVALHPGLVKTNIGGGMTANPILGFVFGLFTRVAAVDIPTGVLNQLWASTAESQDVKSGAYYVPFFKEVSKTGSLGDERMAEELWLWTEREFAERGL from the coding sequence ATGTTGTTCTTCGGCGGCCCGTCCTACAACCCCGACAGAGATATTCCCAACCTATCCGACAAAACCATCCTGGTGACAGGAGGCAACAACGGCCTCGGGAAAGAATGCATCAAACAACTAGCAAAGCACAGCCCAGCGAAACTCTACATGGGCGCGCGCAGCCTCACCAAAGCCCAAGAAGCAGTCTCAGAAATCAAATCCGCCGTCCCTCTCGCCgaaatccacatcctcgaAATCGACCTCGCCTCATTTTCCTCCATCAAAGCTGCCGCAGCCAGATTTCTCTCTGAAAATGAGCATCTCGATGTCCTGGTAAACAACGCTGGCGCCTTTGGCTCCCCGCCCGGTCTGACCGAAGACGGATACGAAGTCCAATTCGGCACGAATTATATGGGCTCAGCACTCCTCACCCGCCTACTCCTCCCGATCCTCGAAGCAACTGCCAGAAAgtctggctctggccctGCTAAAGACAGAGACGTCCGTATCATAAACATCAGCTCCGAGATCTACCGCGCAGCCCCGAAAGGTGGTCTTCTACTCGACCGTGTGACGAGCCCGCTGGCCGACCTCAGCACTGTCGCCCGGTACGGGCAATCAAAGCTCGCGAACATATACTTCACGCAGTCCTACGCTTCCCGGTACCCGCATATCAAATCCGTGGCACTGCATCCGGGTCTGGTGAAGACGAATATCGGCGGGGGGATGACAGCGAACCCGATCCTGGGGTTTGTTTTCGGTCTGTTTACGAGAGTCGCTGCGGTTGATATTCCTACTGGTGTGTTGAACCAGCTATGGGCCAGTACTGCGGAATCGCAAGATGTGAAGAGCGGGGCGTATTATGTTCCTTTTTTCAAAGAAGTGAGCAAGACGGGGAGTTTGGGGGATGAGAGGATGGCGGAGGAATTATGGCTGTGGACGGAGAGGGAGTTTGCTGAGCGAGGGTTATGA